From Platichthys flesus chromosome 19, fPlaFle2.1, whole genome shotgun sequence:
AATATATTGACATAAGTATGTGGACGCTCAAGATCACATTGGAGTCGGAAACTTCCCAGAccagaaaatgagaataaaataaggtaaatataataattcacATTGAAACTCACAGTGTCGTTGATCGATCTACAATGAAATACAACGTTCGGGTTTAGTTTGTGACGTGCAAGTTAACACACGGTCGACAggagtgtgttagtgtgttagacGAGAGGAACAGGTTCAGATATAAGGAACGtattatagaaaaatataaaatatatatataaaatacagctcaatataaatcaaatataaaacaaatataatactTTTGACATCAAATGTGTGAGGATATAAGTGACAAATATACCTAGTGTTTAGAATCTTGACACATTTCTTTTGTCTCACAGTTTTCTTCTTCACATTAAGATGTTGTACACAAACAGTTAATCACAGTTTCATGTGTGTAAACAAACGATCATATGAGTGGTGAGTGAGAAGCTTCAGGTTTTCATTGAGCAGTGTTTGGAGACAGAGCGTCTCCGGCTCCCTCGGACAGGTGAACCCTCTCGTGTCTCCGGGAGTCGCTGCGGTTGATGAACTCCTTCCCGCAGACGCCGCAGCGGTACGGCCGCTCCCCGCTGTGGATCAGCCGGTGCACCTTCAGGCTGTTGGTGTGGGTGAACCTCCTGCCGCAGATGCTGCAGCCGTACCTCTTCTCTCCGGAGTGGCTCCTCATGTGTATCTTCAGGTTGCTGGGGTTGCTGAACCTTTTGTCGCACTGGTCGCAGGCGTACGGCTTCTCCCCCGTGTGGACGCTCATGTGGTATTTGAGTCGCGTCGTGCGGTGGAACTCTTTCCCGCACACGTTGCAGGTCGACAGCTGCCCCGGCTTCCTCCCGGTGTGGAGCCTCATGTGGTTCTGAAGCGCGCTGGCGTGGCTACAGCGCTTGCCGCACATCTCGCAGATGTACGGCATCTCCCCCGTGTGCGTCAGCATGTGGTGCTTCAGGGCGCTCTGGTGACTGAGGCCTTTACCGCAGACCTCACAGGTGAAGAGCTTCTCCCCGGCGCGTTTGCTCAGCTGCAGcgtgaggaggctcaggtcgCTGCAGCCGAGGCCGAGCTGGTCGCGGCAGGTCTCCTTCTCCATGTGAGTCACCCGGTGAGTCGCCAgcgaggaggacgagaggaaaCTCTCtccacacatctcacacacgAAGTCTCTGACTCCTGAATGAAGGTTCTCATGATCGGACAAACTCTGTCTGCACTGGAAGGTCTCGGGACAGAGCGAGCAGACAAACGTCTTATTCAGGGCACAACACCGGTGCCGCTGAAACGCCAGCGTGTCGGTGAAGTGGGTCTCACACAGCGTGCACACGTGGGTGTCCACTGTCTTCAGGCTGTGCTGACGCATGTGTCTCACGAAGGTGGACTTGTAAGCAAACTCTGTCCCGCAGTCGGGGCATTGGTGCAGCTTCTCTCCGGTGTGACGGCGTGAATGAGCGATGAGCCCGGAGAGTTCCGAGAAACGTTTGCCGCAGTGAGAGCAGAGGTGAGGCTTGGAGTGGCTGCGTCGGTGTCTCTCCATCAAACACTTCAGAGCAAACGTCTTGTCACATGAGGGACACTTGACCGATCctgtcgtcttcttcttctgtgtgatcTGGGATGTAGAAGCGTCGGTGAAGTCCTCCCTGACATCGGAGGCCGGCTCAGGGGCTGAATCAGGAACCGGCTCTGACCTGAGATCTGTTAATACGACGTCAGGTTCAAACTGAATTCCAGAGATTCTCTCTTCATGTGAAGctgagacaaaaataaaactgtttaatGCTACTGCAAAGAATCAACCAATTAAAGCTTCTTTAAAATAGTTGAACTCACAGTCTGATACTGAGAAGCCTTTAAAAGTCTTTCTGTATTTCAAAAAGAAGTCAGACCTTTGTGTTTCActctcttgttcttcttcttcattgcTGGTTCCcgtcctccctccatcttcttccttctGGCTGTTGATCCTGTAATTTGAAATAAGAGCATTCAGCTAATTATGATACAGAGAATGAAGATGTCACAGCCTCTTCACCCGTCAGGGAACTCACTCTCCGGCGGCTTCATGCTCGACTGGTTGCTCTGGTCGctcggctcctcttcttcctcggCTTCACACATCGACTCTTTCAGGATCGTCAGGATTTTCTCCACCGCAGCTTTGGTCCATGTTTCCACCAGCGCCGAAAACTGGGTCTGTAGAGACACAGGGGAAATCAAGAGGAGAAGGTTTGGGTAattcttaaatattttatatattagccaatatttgttttgggaatttaacaaattaagaaaatatgtatctatatatatatatatatatgtatatttatctAAATCATTTCCAGCTTTGTTTTACATGATTATTTATGGAGAATAATTCCGTCTAGtaaagatttttcatttttggacAACAATGTAATTTCCACACATTAAATTGAGCCCTTTGAattcatacatttaaataactttataaatacagatatatgcatagtttgtttgttgtgtgtttgtgtgtgtgtgtgtgttaccgttGTGTCTCCATTCTGCCTCTGTGGgctcacttcttcttcctcctcctccacctcctcctccctcttcactgCAGCCGGAGCAGAGCGCTGCTGGGCGGCCACAGTCCGCACGTCGGCccggtcctcctcctccatcagcctgCGGAGCTCCGTCACCGCCGCCCGCAGCAGAGTCTCCATCACCgcacacagctgcagctccatcGCCTCCACACGCAACATGGGGTCGAGTCTCACTTTACTTctacatgttgttattatttaaagttTCTCTTCTTCACACAGAGCGACTTCTGACCGgatgttgttgttctgggttcttcttcttcgtggGATTTACAAGCACTCCAGTTGGAATCTTAGGAAAACGTTTGCTCCCTATCGCTTAGGTAGTGGTACTGCATGTTTTCCACTACTCCCTTTACtttaataagaagaagaagatgaagaagaataaaaacaacaataataatgattaaatataaaaacttagATGTGACAGATGTTTAAATCCAATATTTGACTAACTATATCCAGCTTCCACCCAGTTGTTTATGTGTAGTGTCTCCCTGTAGCCTGCAGGGGGCACAACACACCAGTCATCACCTCCACCTGCATCAAAGGGAGACACATTTATCCAATTCACCTCAATTCAAACCACTTTATTCACCCCTGAATGTTCCAGGTCAACTGtacttcatattcatatatactATACTTCATGCACTTCATATTCATAAAAACTATACTtcattttactgtatatattttattccatattgttgtttttatatcgtTGTTTTATGTTGAGTGAACCAACGAACGACACCAAAGCAATTTCTTGTATGTGCAaacatacttggcaaataaaataattctgattctgatactTCATGtacttcatattcatatatactATACTTCATATACTTCATATACTTCATGTACTTCATGTGAATGACTTGTGATTGTTGTGAGTTGACTTGACTCCTGTTCCTGCTGAACTGAGCCAGTGTGGGATCAAACTGCTGTCAGCTCAGGAGGCACAGGAGGGAGGCCACATGCTTCCTCAGAGCAACGCTCCAAAAACCACAAACTTGCACATGTGCTAAGTGGGAACTCGATTTTTCCATAATAACTCCCAGGCCACAGTCTTATTTCCAGTGAGCTAATCTTGCTTTAAGATATTATCTGTAAACATCAGCCCGAAAGGAAAAGTAAACACAAATCAGCTGGCAACATCACAAAGTATGATTTCTCATTCCGTACAACAAAGGAGAAAAGTTGGAAAACATCAGATAACCATCGGATAAATGAAGGTGTTTATCACAATCAAGAATTTTAAACGTTCTCTGAAGCCGTAAGAGGCCGACAGGATGTTACAGGAGAATAACTTCAAGTTCATCCAGATGTGTGACATTGTGCATTAATTTGCccaaac
This genomic window contains:
- the LOC133975449 gene encoding zinc finger protein 883-like isoform X1, which translates into the protein MLRVEAMELQLCAVMETLLRAAVTELRRLMEEEDRADVRTVAAQQRSAPAAVKREEEVEEEEEEVSPQRQNGDTTTQFSALVETWTKAAVEKILTILKESMCEAEEEEEPSDQSNQSSMKPPERSTARRKKMEGGREPAMKKKNKRVKHKASHEERISGIQFEPDVVLTDLRSEPVPDSAPEPASDVREDFTDASTSQITQKKKTTGSVKCPSCDKTFALKCLMERHRRSHSKPHLCSHCGKRFSELSGLIAHSRRHTGEKLHQCPDCGTEFAYKSTFVRHMRQHSLKTVDTHVCTLCETHFTDTLAFQRHRCCALNKTFVCSLCPETFQCRQSLSDHENLHSGVRDFVCEMCGESFLSSSSLATHRVTHMEKETCRDQLGLGCSDLSLLTLQLSKRAGEKLFTCEVCGKGLSHQSALKHHMLTHTGEMPYICEMCGKRCSHASALQNHMRLHTGRKPGQLSTCNVCGKEFHRTTRLKYHMSVHTGEKPYACDQCDKRFSNPSNLKIHMRSHSGEKRYGCSICGRRFTHTNSLKVHRLIHSGERPYRCGVCGKEFINRSDSRRHERVHLSEGAGDALSPNTAQ
- the LOC133975449 gene encoding zinc finger protein 883-like isoform X2, with the translated sequence MLRVEAMELQLCAVMETLLRAAVTELRRLMEEEDRADVRTVAAQQRSAPAAVKREEEVEEEEEEVSPQRQNGDTTTQFSALVETWTKAAVEKILTILKESMCEAEEEEEPSDQSNQSSMKPPERSTARRKKMEGGREPAMKKKNKRVKHKDLRSEPVPDSAPEPASDVREDFTDASTSQITQKKKTTGSVKCPSCDKTFALKCLMERHRRSHSKPHLCSHCGKRFSELSGLIAHSRRHTGEKLHQCPDCGTEFAYKSTFVRHMRQHSLKTVDTHVCTLCETHFTDTLAFQRHRCCALNKTFVCSLCPETFQCRQSLSDHENLHSGVRDFVCEMCGESFLSSSSLATHRVTHMEKETCRDQLGLGCSDLSLLTLQLSKRAGEKLFTCEVCGKGLSHQSALKHHMLTHTGEMPYICEMCGKRCSHASALQNHMRLHTGRKPGQLSTCNVCGKEFHRTTRLKYHMSVHTGEKPYACDQCDKRFSNPSNLKIHMRSHSGEKRYGCSICGRRFTHTNSLKVHRLIHSGERPYRCGVCGKEFINRSDSRRHERVHLSEGAGDALSPNTAQ